AGCAGAACTACTTAGGCAGGAAGCAGAAATTCTCAAGAAAAATCTTGAAGCAATTGAGAAACGTTTAAGCGAGCTCGAAAAGAAAAAAGAATCTTAACTAACCAAATAGTTAATTTAAGAAATTTATTTTTTAAAACCTTGGAGACTTTACCTCCAGAGGTAATTTAAAATTTAAAATGGGGGAAAATTATGAAAATTTGTATTACTTCTCAAGGTAAGGATTTAGAATCAGAAATTGATCCAAGATTTGGGCGTTGTAAATATTTTATTTTTTATGATACAGAAACAAATCAATATGAGGTAGTTGAAAATCCTTGGAGAGAAGCTCCTAAGGGAGCTGGAACACAGGCTGGTCAATTTGTTGCCTCTAAGGGAACTAAAATTTTAATAACAGGAAATGTGGGTCCTGGTGCAGAATGGGTTATAATATCAGCAGGAATAAAAATTGTAGAAGCTAAAGGTAAAGTAATAGATGCAATAAATAAAGCTAAGAGGGAAATTGAATAAAAAGATAGCTTTTTAAAATGGACCAATCTAAAAATATACTCTACCCTTTTTCTGCTTTTGCTGAAAAATATGATGCCTGGTATGATTCTGAAGAAGGCAGGATTTTGTATGAAAACGAGAAAAAATGCCTTGAGCTTTTGATTAAAGATTGTGAAAAGGTTTTAGAAATAGGTGTGGGAACAGGAAGATTTTCTGTTTTAGCAAATCAAGCTATTGGCGTTGATATCGCTTTTCCTCCACTAAAAATTGCTAAAAATAGAGGAATTTTTGTTATTCAAGCAAGGGCAGAGAGATTACCCTTTAAAGATAAAACTTTTGAATGCATTATGTTTATTGTTACACTAAGTTTTGTTGAAGATTTAGTGAAAGCTTTGCTTGAAGCTAAAAGGGTTTTAAAAAAGAATGGTAAAATTATCATTTGCGAAGTTTTTAAAGAATCTGAGCTTGGAAAACTTTATGAAGAAAAAAAGAAAAAAAGACATCCCTTTTATAGCTATGCTACTTTTTATAGTTTTACTGAATTTAAAAAAATTTTAGAAAATTGTGGACTAAAAATTAATAATATCTACGGAACACTTGTAAATTATCCTTGTAAGCCTCCAAATTTAGAATCTCCATTAA
The window above is part of the Thermodesulfobacterium geofontis OPF15 genome. Proteins encoded here:
- a CDS encoding NifB/NifX family molybdenum-iron cluster-binding protein, coding for MKICITSQGKDLESEIDPRFGRCKYFIFYDTETNQYEVVENPWREAPKGAGTQAGQFVASKGTKILITGNVGPGAEWVIISAGIKIVEAKGKVIDAINKAKREIE
- a CDS encoding class I SAM-dependent methyltransferase, with the translated sequence MDQSKNILYPFSAFAEKYDAWYDSEEGRILYENEKKCLELLIKDCEKVLEIGVGTGRFSVLANQAIGVDIAFPPLKIAKNRGIFVIQARAERLPFKDKTFECIMFIVTLSFVEDLVKALLEAKRVLKKNGKIIICEVFKESELGKLYEEKKKKRHPFYSYATFYSFTEFKKILENCGLKINNIYGTLVNYPCKPPNLESPLKLSLENPYFNKLPGFVCLEVIP